From one Halosimplex rubrum genomic stretch:
- a CDS encoding DsrE/DsrF/DrsH-like family protein: MSTDTSDTTAEDAPDAAESDAPSRAELAARVEELEESLAEASDEDAGKKMSIIATKGTLDMAYPPLILASTAAAFGYEVTVFHTFWGLDILHEERSKNLKLSSVGNPNMPVPNAVAALPGMDRVTTKMMEKKIDDNDTATIEELLETSLDMGVEFQACQMTIDLMDYDEDDFYDGVTTGVGAATALQDMADADIQLLV, translated from the coding sequence ATGAGCACGGACACGTCAGACACGACAGCCGAAGACGCTCCCGACGCGGCCGAAAGTGACGCGCCCTCCCGCGCGGAGCTGGCCGCGCGCGTCGAGGAGCTCGAGGAATCGCTCGCCGAGGCGAGCGACGAGGACGCCGGCAAGAAGATGTCCATCATCGCGACCAAGGGGACACTGGACATGGCCTATCCGCCGCTGATCCTCGCCAGCACCGCCGCCGCGTTCGGCTACGAGGTGACGGTCTTCCACACGTTCTGGGGACTGGACATCCTCCACGAGGAGCGCTCGAAGAACCTCAAGCTGAGTTCGGTCGGCAACCCCAACATGCCCGTGCCCAACGCGGTCGCCGCCCTCCCCGGGATGGACCGCGTGACGACGAAGATGATGGAGAAGAAGATCGACGACAACGACACCGCCACCATCGAGGAGCTCCTCGAGACGAGCCTCGACATGGGCGTGGAGTTCCAGGCCTGTCAGATGACTATCGACCTGATGGACTACGACGAGGACGACTTCTACGACGGCGTCACCACGGGCGTCGGCGCCGCCACCGCCCTCCAAGACATGGCCGACGCCGACATCCAACTTCTCGTCTAA
- a CDS encoding sulfurtransferase TusA family protein has product MSAEYDIAETLDVKGASCPMPVVKTKSAIDDLDADEVLEVLATDSGSMSDIDGWADGTDGVELLAQEESGDVYKHYVRKTE; this is encoded by the coding sequence ATGAGTGCAGAATACGACATCGCGGAGACGCTCGACGTGAAAGGTGCATCGTGCCCGATGCCGGTCGTCAAGACCAAATCGGCCATCGACGACCTCGACGCCGACGAGGTCCTGGAGGTACTCGCGACCGACTCGGGCAGTATGAGCGACATCGACGGCTGGGCCGACGGCACGGACGGCGTCGAGCTACTCGCACAGGAGGAGAGCGGTGACGTGTACAAACACTACGTGCGCAAGACGGAGTGA
- a CDS encoding MBL fold metallo-hydrolase, which yields MNAEDFPTPDADVESVDPETLKDRIDAGEDLTLLDARMNSDYEEWRIDGENVTSINVPYFEFLEDDIDEDVLDQIPDDREVTVLCAKGGASEFVAGTLAEHGYDVNHLEDGMNGWASIYETVEVERYDGAGTLLQYQRPSSGCLGYLLYDDGEAAIIDPLRAFTDRYLEDADDLGVDLKYALDTHVHADHISGVRALDDEGVEGVIPEAAVDRGVTYADELTTAEDGDTFEVGDASIEAVYTPGHTTGMTSYLVDGSLLATGDGLFIESVARPDLEEGDDGAPDAARMLYESLQERVLTLSDDTLIGGAHFSDAAEPAADGTYTAPIGELVAEMDALTMDEDEFVDLILSDMPPRPANYEDIIATNLGQNAVDDEEAFTLELGPNNCAASQESLAGD from the coding sequence ATGAACGCAGAAGACTTCCCGACTCCGGACGCCGACGTGGAATCCGTCGACCCGGAGACGCTGAAGGATCGCATCGACGCGGGCGAAGACCTGACGCTGCTCGACGCGCGGATGAACTCGGACTACGAGGAGTGGCGTATCGACGGCGAGAACGTCACGTCGATCAACGTCCCGTACTTCGAGTTCCTCGAGGACGACATCGACGAGGATGTCCTCGATCAGATCCCCGACGACCGCGAGGTAACCGTCCTGTGCGCGAAGGGCGGCGCCAGTGAGTTCGTCGCGGGGACGCTCGCGGAACACGGCTACGACGTGAACCACCTCGAAGACGGCATGAACGGCTGGGCGAGCATCTACGAGACCGTCGAAGTCGAGCGCTACGACGGTGCCGGCACGCTCCTCCAGTACCAGCGTCCCTCTTCGGGCTGTCTCGGCTACCTCCTCTACGACGACGGCGAAGCCGCGATCATCGATCCGCTGCGGGCGTTCACCGACCGCTACCTGGAGGACGCAGACGACCTCGGTGTCGATCTGAAGTACGCGCTGGACACCCACGTCCACGCCGACCACATCTCGGGCGTGCGTGCCCTCGACGACGAGGGTGTCGAGGGCGTCATCCCCGAGGCGGCCGTCGACCGCGGCGTCACGTACGCGGACGAGCTGACCACGGCCGAGGACGGTGACACCTTCGAGGTCGGCGACGCCAGCATCGAGGCCGTCTACACGCCCGGCCACACGACCGGAATGACCTCCTACCTCGTCGACGGCAGCCTGCTCGCGACCGGTGACGGGCTGTTCATCGAGAGTGTCGCTCGCCCCGACCTCGAGGAGGGTGACGATGGCGCACCGGACGCGGCCCGCATGCTCTACGAGTCCCTGCAGGAGCGCGTGCTGACCCTGTCCGACGACACCCTGATCGGGGGCGCGCACTTCAGCGATGCCGCCGAGCCAGCCGCGGATGGGACCTACACGGCGCCCATCGGCGAGCTCGTCGCGGAGATGGACGCGCTCACGATGGACGAGGACGAGTTCGTCGACCTGATCCTCTCGGACATGCCGCCCCGGCCGGCCAACTACGAGGACATCATCGCGACGAACCTCGGACAGAACGCCGTCGACGACGAGGAAGCGTTCACGCTCGAACTCGGCCCCAACAACTGCGCGGCGAGCCAGGAGTCGCTCGCGGGTGACTAA
- a CDS encoding YeeE/YedE family protein produces MVTDPVPLQLAADLFPNGISRYAVGGLLVGLGTVVIYLGTGIPAGASTFLESTLSYVSGQSRFQQYVASRDWRLVFTAGIILGGLAFAATVQSGVVTSSLYEPGTTGQLYEVAGVTLWTTDVQPWRLFLGGILVGIGTRVGKGCTSGHGVCGVGSASKTSLVGVLTFLTVAIGTAQVVSALGVSP; encoded by the coding sequence ATGGTGACTGATCCAGTCCCGCTCCAGCTCGCCGCCGACCTGTTCCCCAACGGGATCAGCCGGTACGCCGTCGGTGGGCTACTCGTCGGGCTCGGCACCGTCGTCATCTACCTCGGGACGGGCATCCCAGCAGGGGCGAGCACGTTCCTCGAGTCGACGCTGTCGTACGTGTCCGGCCAGTCGCGGTTCCAGCAGTACGTCGCCTCGCGGGACTGGCGGCTCGTGTTCACGGCCGGCATCATCCTCGGCGGACTGGCCTTCGCCGCGACCGTCCAGTCTGGAGTGGTCACGAGCTCCCTGTACGAACCCGGGACCACCGGCCAGCTGTACGAGGTCGCCGGTGTCACGCTCTGGACGACGGACGTCCAGCCGTGGCGGCTGTTCCTCGGCGGCATCCTCGTCGGCATTGGGACCCGCGTCGGCAAGGGCTGTACGTCCGGTCACGGCGTCTGTGGCGTCGGCTCGGCGTCGAAGACCTCGCTCGTCGGCGTCCTGACGTTCCTGACGGTGGCGATCGGGACGGCACAGGTCGTCTCGGCATTGGGGGTGAGTCCGTAA
- a CDS encoding YeeE/YedE family protein, whose product MADRHPLFKPLIFVGGLIFGFGLGFSHMARPEVVLNFLQFDDLGLPFVMFGAAIVSGVAFALLPRIRDAAPLTGNPYERRLKPFDRNVLVGGAVFGVGWGLSGICPGAAYASLGTGNVTILWALAGMFLGAYVQGYWRSRAAGSEPVPSGAD is encoded by the coding sequence ATGGCGGATCGTCACCCGCTGTTCAAGCCGCTGATCTTCGTCGGTGGCCTGATATTCGGGTTCGGCCTCGGGTTCAGCCACATGGCGCGCCCGGAGGTCGTGCTGAACTTCCTCCAGTTCGACGACCTCGGCCTGCCGTTCGTGATGTTCGGCGCCGCCATCGTCTCCGGGGTCGCGTTCGCGTTGCTCCCCCGGATTCGAGACGCCGCGCCGCTCACCGGCAACCCCTACGAGCGGCGGCTGAAGCCGTTCGACCGGAACGTCCTCGTCGGCGGCGCCGTCTTCGGCGTCGGCTGGGGGCTCTCCGGGATCTGTCCCGGGGCAGCGTACGCAAGCCTCGGGACCGGCAACGTGACCATCCTCTGGGCGCTCGCCGGGATGTTCCTCGGCGCGTACGTCCAGGGGTACTGGCGGAGCCGCGCGGCCGGCTCCGAGCCCGTTCCTTCGGGAGCGGACTGA